A DNA window from Tenuifilaceae bacterium CYCD contains the following coding sequences:
- a CDS encoding glycosyl hydrolase, which translates to MKKRDWLLVILAFIAITMCSCTSKHGEYDNEIDRKVDSLLSLMTLDEKIGQLTLYASDINPTGPQKTTFCENEISNGRVGGVFNVLGTENAYKLQQMAVTNTRLRIPLIFGYDIIHGFKTIFPIPFAEACTWNPELIKKSASLAAKEASAWGLNWTFNPMVDITRDPRWGRVSEGSGEDPFLASLIAKAKVQGYQGKNLNNPSTIAACVKHFAAYGVPYGGRDYNTVDISDRTLKEIYLPPFKAAVDAGAISVMSSFNELDAVPCTANKYLLTQILKNEWNFKGFVVSDWQSVSELTAHGVAKGDQQATELAINAGLDMDMQSGCYAKYLKKLVTDHQIDEELVNNAVRRILRAKYLLGLFDNPFLYIDNKRQNEITQSDEIMDFSLLEAKRSIVLLKNENYNNCKILPFNKNVKSIALIGPLCNSRINMLGSWHGKGDTSNVKTIVESLSEKLPNTKIEYTQGAPFTGNNKSGFSKAIQSAQKSDIVICVIGENNALSGEAASRSNIDIPGVQLDLLKELAKTGKPIAAIVMAGRPLILEWLQSNIPSIIFTGQLGTRCGDAIADVLMGEYNPSGKLVMSFPRNVGQIPIFYNHKNTGRPFDANDPYTSKYLDVSNEPLYPFGYGLSYTSFSYTDLVLDEQSITSTDTLRITFTLKNTGNFDGEETCQLYVRDMVASVTRPVKELKAFKKVYLKKGAQASVSFTLTANDLKFYNKDMIYHYEPGEFTVFVGGDSRDLIEKKFELQ; encoded by the coding sequence ATGAAAAAACGAGATTGGTTACTTGTAATTCTCGCGTTTATAGCCATAACTATGTGCTCTTGCACCTCAAAGCATGGAGAATATGATAATGAGATTGATCGAAAGGTTGATTCCCTTTTATCGCTCATGACATTGGATGAGAAGATTGGTCAACTTACTTTGTATGCAAGCGACATTAACCCCACAGGTCCACAGAAAACTACTTTTTGCGAGAACGAAATATCCAACGGTAGAGTTGGTGGCGTTTTTAATGTACTCGGCACCGAAAATGCTTATAAACTGCAACAAATGGCAGTAACCAATACCCGATTACGCATTCCTTTAATTTTTGGGTACGATATAATTCATGGCTTTAAAACAATTTTTCCAATTCCCTTTGCCGAAGCCTGCACATGGAATCCTGAACTAATTAAAAAGAGTGCTAGCTTAGCCGCTAAAGAAGCAAGCGCTTGGGGACTAAACTGGACATTCAACCCAATGGTTGATATTACTCGAGATCCCCGCTGGGGAAGAGTTTCCGAAGGATCTGGCGAAGATCCATTCTTAGCCTCACTAATAGCCAAAGCAAAAGTTCAAGGTTATCAAGGCAAAAATTTAAACAATCCTTCTACTATTGCTGCATGTGTAAAGCATTTCGCTGCGTATGGAGTTCCCTATGGCGGCAGAGACTATAACACAGTTGATATCTCGGATAGAACACTCAAGGAAATATATCTACCTCCATTTAAGGCTGCTGTAGATGCGGGTGCTATATCCGTAATGAGTTCCTTTAATGAGTTAGATGCAGTGCCATGCACTGCAAACAAATACCTTTTAACCCAAATTCTCAAAAACGAATGGAATTTTAAAGGCTTTGTTGTATCGGACTGGCAATCGGTTAGCGAACTTACAGCACATGGTGTTGCGAAGGGTGATCAGCAAGCAACTGAACTTGCCATAAATGCAGGATTGGATATGGACATGCAAAGCGGTTGCTATGCAAAATATTTAAAGAAATTGGTTACGGATCATCAAATTGACGAAGAACTCGTAAACAATGCTGTCCGTAGAATTTTAAGAGCCAAATATCTTCTAGGTTTGTTCGATAACCCCTTTTTATATATCGATAATAAAAGGCAAAACGAAATAACCCAATCAGATGAAATTATGGATTTCTCACTATTAGAAGCAAAAAGATCCATAGTACTACTCAAAAACGAGAATTACAATAACTGTAAAATACTTCCTTTTAATAAAAACGTAAAAAGCATTGCGCTTATTGGACCTTTATGCAATAGCCGGATCAACATGCTAGGCTCATGGCACGGCAAAGGCGATACGTCAAATGTTAAAACTATCGTCGAAAGTTTATCGGAGAAATTACCAAATACAAAAATTGAATACACCCAAGGAGCCCCGTTCACCGGGAACAACAAGAGCGGCTTCAGCAAAGCCATTCAATCCGCACAAAAATCTGATATCGTAATATGCGTTATTGGCGAAAACAATGCGCTCAGCGGAGAAGCTGCAAGCCGATCGAACATCGATATACCAGGAGTTCAACTCGATCTGTTAAAAGAACTCGCCAAAACGGGAAAACCAATTGCAGCCATTGTTATGGCAGGTCGCCCATTGATACTAGAATGGCTTCAAAGCAACATTCCATCAATCATATTTACAGGACAACTAGGCACCAGATGCGGCGATGCCATCGCAGATGTCTTAATGGGTGAATATAATCCATCTGGAAAATTGGTAATGAGTTTTCCAAGAAATGTTGGGCAAATACCAATTTTCTATAACCACAAAAACACAGGCCGTCCGTTTGATGCAAACGATCCATACACGAGTAAATACCTTGATGTATCCAACGAGCCTCTGTATCCTTTTGGGTATGGCCTAAGCTACACATCATTTAGTTACACAGATTTAGTTCTCGATGAGCAGTCCATTACAAGTACCGACACACTCAGGATAACTTTTACGCTAAAGAATACAGGAAATTTCGATGGTGAGGAAACCTGTCAACTGTACGTCAGAGACATGGTGGCCAGCGTAACGCGGCCGGTAAAAGAACTCAAAGCTTTTAAAAAGGTTTACCTAAAAAAAGGAGCGCAAGCATCGGTATCCTTCACATTAACAGCCAACGACTTAAAATTCTACAATAAAGATATGATTTACCACTACGAACCAGGAGAATTCACTGTTTTTGTTGGAGGAGATTCACGCGATTTAATCGAAAAAAAATTTGAACTACAATGA
- a CDS encoding membrane protein yields the protein MKKITAIISLVMVLVLTNCEDFLDIRQEATLPTTGIDYTKSENIFLSVSAAYASLRSWNAHVFPYIGAFEIASDNADKGSAPSDNPTMLELDNLTYTSTNGLINNLWSGNFDIVSSANYAIHQMPLFEDALLNSEDKEYAHQCQGEAKTIRAYAYFNLTRLFGRVPIIDTVLTSEELSSVHQSSTAELYDFIENDLEEAIAVLPTSYSSEWAGRINKYTAMAIKAKVHLYQAEWDSVASLTDKIIASGKYGLLDDFREVFSLDGENTKESLFEIQSSTLGQSSGEQTYLEYAYVQGPRGNTPANLQGWGFCTPSQNLIDFYTSRGEVIRPATTLLYRGTITPEGDSIKTGCTNPVYNGKVYTPSNSNGWNYNGYGFDQDIRVIRYSDILLMYAEALVNGATAPTTCGLSADDAINKVRFRAGLDNISGATIRDIWDERRAELALEEDRFFDLIRTNQAATALQSKGFVVGKHEHYPIPSAQMQLNPNLTQNNGY from the coding sequence ATGAAAAAAATCACAGCAATTATATCGTTAGTAATGGTTCTTGTCCTTACCAACTGCGAGGATTTCCTCGACATTCGACAAGAAGCAACGCTACCCACAACAGGAATAGATTACACCAAATCTGAGAACATCTTCCTTTCGGTAAGTGCGGCATATGCAAGTCTGAGAAGTTGGAATGCCCATGTATTCCCATACATCGGTGCATTTGAAATCGCATCGGACAATGCAGACAAAGGGAGTGCTCCTTCCGATAATCCAACCATGCTCGAACTCGATAATTTAACCTATACTTCGACAAACGGTTTAATAAACAATTTATGGAGCGGAAATTTCGATATTGTTAGTAGTGCAAATTACGCCATACACCAAATGCCTCTTTTTGAGGATGCTCTTCTCAATAGCGAGGATAAAGAATACGCACATCAATGCCAAGGCGAAGCAAAAACAATTAGGGCTTACGCGTATTTCAATCTTACACGTCTTTTCGGACGAGTTCCCATTATTGACACAGTGCTAACATCCGAGGAATTATCCAGTGTTCACCAATCGAGCACTGCCGAACTATACGATTTTATTGAGAACGATTTGGAGGAAGCCATTGCCGTATTACCCACAAGTTACTCAAGCGAATGGGCTGGGCGCATTAATAAGTACACAGCAATGGCAATAAAAGCAAAAGTTCACCTCTACCAAGCAGAATGGGACTCCGTTGCCTCATTAACCGATAAGATCATTGCTTCTGGGAAATATGGACTATTGGATGATTTTAGAGAGGTATTCAGCCTAGATGGAGAAAATACCAAAGAATCGCTCTTCGAAATTCAAAGTTCTACACTCGGGCAATCGTCCGGAGAACAGACGTACTTAGAATATGCCTACGTTCAGGGTCCAAGAGGAAATACCCCAGCAAATCTTCAAGGATGGGGTTTTTGCACTCCAAGTCAAAATCTGATTGATTTTTATACATCCAGAGGAGAGGTTATACGACCAGCCACAACCCTACTCTACCGAGGAACAATTACACCAGAAGGCGATAGCATTAAAACAGGTTGCACAAACCCAGTTTACAATGGAAAGGTTTATACCCCGTCTAACAGCAATGGATGGAATTACAACGGATACGGATTCGATCAGGATATCCGCGTAATAAGGTATTCTGACATTCTATTAATGTATGCCGAAGCATTGGTTAATGGAGCAACGGCTCCTACAACTTGTGGATTATCGGCCGATGATGCTATTAACAAAGTAAGATTCCGTGCTGGATTAGACAATATCTCAGGAGCAACAATTCGGGATATTTGGGATGAACGTAGAGCAGAACTTGCCTTAGAGGAAGATCGATTCTTCGACCTTATTCGCACAAACCAGGCAGCAACAGCACTTCAAAGTAAAGGATTTGTTGTTGGAAAACACGAACATTACCCAATTCCATCGGCTCAAATGCAATTGAATCCAAACTTAACTCAAAATAATGGATACTAG
- a CDS encoding SusC/RagA family TonB-linked outer membrane protein, with the protein MKKMLRYLFTITLFCTLSFVSLGQQMIKGTVKASDTGESLPGVNIIVKGTTRGAMTDYNGNFVIEVNQNDKILVISFLGYIDQEIEITNQTVLDIVLQVKSTDIQEVVVVGYGTQKTKDLTAPIVTVKGSDLSKQIASNPMNALQGKVTGVQIINSGAPGSSATVKIRGVGSIGDYAKPLYVVDGVFVDNIDFLNSSDIEDLTVLKDASASAIYGVRAANGVILITTKKGKSGEPIISYESYVGVQVPVNIMKMANKNQYVTLMNEANANIAGYTPLDANNYPTSTDWYQHIVRSATMTNHNIDISGSSEKSSYSIGGNYLFQNGIMDAKNYYQRYNLRARFDQKVNNYLKIGVNAIFSNYDKYSPDDDAFFSAYVNPPVYPVYDDNNTDAYPIKFGSPQQYGFGNQYGNPVATAYYNNNYEKGRKQVISLYAEFEIIKDKLTFKTSYNQDVNNWNSRDYTPEFYVGGSQGVKSSTLSKTSGTSSKLISDNLLTFKNTTGNSSYSILLGQSTRVEKEETLSGSALNVPNFDSQSLYLVNGSYLNRFAWDGASRYNGLSFFTRGTYNYKDKYLATFTFRADGSSKYQEKWGYFPSVGLGWNITQENFEKINNIFTNLKLRASWGMLGNDNVPTNSAVILGQTGAGSSAIFGDILVDGVGAQTVLQNYLKWETVTEFDLGVDFTLKNNKLSGELDYYRRVTHNVVFYAPIATGGGVAELLGNNGNVLNTGIELSVSWKDKIANNCDYHINFNATTIHNEVLKLEGREYIPSGLIRGNYSTRTTVGHPIGSFYGYEIAGVYKSESEALLDPVSQTIKDKGFFKYKDQNGDKVINDKDKVYLGSPTPWLIAGIDVGMNYKNFDFSISITSQVGNKILNAKRMNRDVFTDGNYDADFYENRWTTSNKSNKYPSAEAYNYSYTQQANDFFVENGFYVRIQNIQLGYTIEKIRFIPKLRIYATAQNPFTFFTYNGFTPEIGGSPISSGVDNTVYPMQAIYSLGLKMIF; encoded by the coding sequence ATGAAAAAAATGCTTCGATATTTATTCACAATCACTCTTTTCTGTACCCTTTCGTTTGTTAGTCTAGGGCAACAAATGATAAAAGGAACAGTAAAAGCCTCCGATACCGGAGAGAGTTTGCCAGGTGTAAACATAATTGTAAAAGGGACCACTCGTGGTGCCATGACAGATTACAACGGAAATTTCGTAATTGAAGTTAATCAAAACGACAAAATTCTGGTAATTTCTTTCCTTGGATACATCGATCAGGAAATTGAAATTACAAATCAAACAGTACTGGATATTGTTCTACAGGTAAAATCAACAGATATTCAGGAAGTGGTTGTCGTTGGCTATGGCACCCAAAAAACAAAGGACTTAACAGCACCTATTGTCACTGTAAAAGGAAGCGATTTGTCAAAGCAAATAGCATCGAACCCAATGAATGCATTACAGGGCAAGGTTACCGGGGTGCAAATCATCAATAGCGGAGCGCCTGGAAGCAGCGCTACTGTAAAAATTAGGGGTGTTGGATCTATCGGCGATTATGCCAAGCCGCTTTATGTTGTTGATGGCGTTTTCGTTGATAACATTGACTTCCTAAATTCCAGTGATATTGAAGATCTAACTGTTCTAAAAGACGCTTCTGCATCGGCTATTTATGGTGTTCGTGCAGCAAACGGAGTAATACTGATTACTACTAAAAAAGGAAAATCGGGAGAACCCATTATTAGTTACGAAAGTTACGTCGGAGTTCAGGTTCCAGTCAATATAATGAAAATGGCCAACAAAAATCAGTATGTAACGCTTATGAATGAAGCCAATGCAAATATTGCTGGTTATACTCCACTTGATGCAAATAACTACCCAACAAGTACCGATTGGTATCAACATATTGTACGATCGGCTACAATGACAAATCATAATATAGATATTTCGGGATCGTCAGAAAAATCATCGTACTCAATTGGAGGTAATTACCTTTTCCAGAATGGAATAATGGATGCAAAGAATTATTACCAGCGCTACAACCTGAGAGCCCGATTCGATCAAAAAGTAAACAATTACCTAAAAATCGGAGTTAATGCAATTTTCTCAAACTACGATAAGTATTCGCCCGATGACGATGCATTCTTTAGTGCATACGTGAATCCTCCGGTTTATCCTGTTTACGACGATAATAATACCGATGCTTACCCTATCAAATTTGGATCGCCACAACAGTATGGATTTGGAAATCAATACGGAAATCCAGTTGCTACAGCATACTATAATAATAACTACGAAAAAGGGCGAAAACAGGTAATCAGTCTATATGCCGAATTCGAGATTATAAAGGATAAATTAACATTTAAGACCTCATACAATCAGGATGTTAATAACTGGAACTCCAGAGACTATACTCCCGAATTCTATGTGGGGGGATCACAAGGAGTTAAAAGTTCCACACTTAGTAAAACATCTGGCACGTCATCAAAACTCATTTCTGATAATCTTCTAACCTTTAAAAATACAACGGGCAATAGTAGTTATAGCATACTATTAGGACAATCGACCAGAGTTGAAAAAGAGGAAACTCTATCTGGATCGGCATTAAACGTTCCCAATTTCGATTCACAATCACTATATCTTGTTAACGGCTCATACCTAAACAGATTTGCATGGGATGGTGCATCGCGATACAACGGTCTTTCATTCTTTACTCGGGGTACTTACAATTACAAAGATAAATATCTAGCAACCTTTACATTCCGAGCCGATGGCAGCTCTAAGTATCAGGAAAAATGGGGCTACTTCCCATCGGTAGGTTTAGGATGGAATATCACTCAGGAAAACTTCGAAAAAATAAATAACATATTTACCAATTTAAAACTAAGAGCCAGCTGGGGAATGCTAGGTAACGATAATGTTCCAACTAACTCCGCGGTGATTTTAGGACAAACCGGAGCAGGCAGTTCGGCTATTTTTGGCGACATACTGGTTGATGGAGTTGGTGCACAAACTGTTCTACAAAACTACTTAAAATGGGAAACTGTTACGGAATTTGACTTAGGTGTTGACTTTACACTTAAAAACAATAAACTGTCAGGAGAGCTGGACTATTACCGTAGGGTTACCCACAATGTGGTATTCTATGCACCAATTGCAACCGGAGGTGGTGTTGCAGAACTTCTTGGAAATAACGGGAATGTATTAAATACCGGTATTGAACTATCGGTAAGCTGGAAAGATAAAATAGCCAACAACTGCGATTATCACATTAACTTTAATGCAACCACTATTCACAACGAGGTTTTAAAACTTGAGGGACGAGAATATATTCCAAGTGGGCTAATTAGAGGAAACTATTCCACCCGAACGACGGTTGGGCATCCAATTGGATCATTTTATGGATATGAGATTGCTGGGGTTTACAAAAGCGAAAGCGAAGCATTACTCGACCCTGTAAGCCAGACTATTAAAGACAAAGGGTTCTTTAAGTATAAAGATCAGAATGGCGACAAGGTAATTAACGATAAAGATAAAGTGTACCTAGGCAGTCCTACTCCTTGGCTAATTGCCGGAATTGATGTTGGAATGAACTACAAAAACTTCGACTTCAGCATATCAATCACAAGTCAGGTCGGCAATAAAATTCTTAATGCAAAACGCATGAACAGGGATGTATTTACAGATGGAAACTACGATGCAGATTTTTACGAAAACAGATGGACTACTTCCAATAAATCGAACAAATACCCTTCGGCCGAAGCTTATAACTACTCATATACACAGCAAGCCAACGATTTCTTTGTAGAAAATGGTTTCTATGTAAGAATTCAGAATATTCAGCTGGGATATACCATTGAGAAGATTCGCTTCATTCCAAAACTAAGAATTTACGCAACGGCTCAAAATCCCTTCACATTCTTTACTTACAACGGATTTACTCCTGAAATTGGAGGCTCTCCAATAAGTAGCGGAGTTGACAATACGGTTTATCCAATGCAAGCAATCTATTCGCTTGGTTTAAAAATGATCTTTTAA
- the mnmA gene encoding tRNA-specific 2-thiouridylase MnmA produces the protein MERVVVGLSGGVDSSVAAYILKQQGYEVIGMFMKNWHDTTGVLKGDCPFDDDMNFAEMVARKLKIPFEFVDLSEQYRKRVVDYMFDEYSKGRTPNPDVLCNREIKFDAFMDASLKLGAKYVATGHYCRKAKVNIDGHTYYQLLAGLDGNKDQSYFLCQLNQNQLANALFPIGHLQKPEVRKIAAELSLATAERKDSQGICFVGKVDLPVFLQQKLKSAQGSIVEIPVEYYSSLTKYDYTDLENLSKPILYNKNKGIRVGEHQGAQFYTIGQRKGLNVGGKAEPLFVISTDIAENIVYVGMGQNHPGLYRKALFINSNEIHWVRPDLKLSIGQHIELMVRIRYRQPLQKATLYCKDEGIYIVFNEAQRGITAGQFAAWYNGDELIGSGVIAE, from the coding sequence ATGGAAAGAGTAGTTGTAGGTTTATCGGGAGGTGTTGATTCGAGCGTTGCTGCTTACATACTAAAACAACAAGGTTACGAAGTCATCGGAATGTTTATGAAAAACTGGCATGATACAACCGGCGTGTTAAAAGGAGATTGCCCATTCGATGACGATATGAACTTTGCAGAAATGGTTGCCCGAAAACTTAAAATTCCATTTGAATTTGTTGATTTAAGTGAACAGTATCGCAAACGTGTTGTCGATTACATGTTCGATGAGTACTCCAAGGGCAGAACTCCAAATCCAGATGTACTTTGTAACAGAGAAATAAAGTTCGACGCTTTTATGGATGCTTCACTAAAATTAGGTGCAAAGTATGTGGCTACCGGTCATTACTGCCGTAAGGCTAAAGTTAACATTGATGGACATACTTACTATCAACTGCTTGCAGGGCTCGATGGAAACAAGGATCAGAGTTACTTTCTATGCCAGCTAAACCAAAATCAACTGGCAAACGCCCTATTCCCCATTGGGCATCTTCAAAAACCAGAGGTTCGAAAAATTGCAGCAGAATTGAGCCTTGCAACAGCTGAAAGAAAAGATTCTCAAGGAATATGCTTTGTTGGAAAGGTTGATTTGCCCGTATTTCTTCAACAAAAACTGAAATCAGCCCAAGGAAGTATTGTTGAAATTCCTGTAGAATACTATAGTTCCCTAACAAAATACGATTATACTGACCTTGAAAACCTATCGAAGCCAATTCTTTACAACAAGAATAAAGGAATAAGGGTTGGAGAACATCAGGGAGCACAGTTCTACACAATAGGTCAGCGAAAGGGACTTAATGTAGGAGGGAAAGCAGAACCTCTGTTCGTTATTTCAACCGATATTGCCGAGAACATTGTTTACGTTGGAATGGGACAAAATCATCCAGGTCTTTACCGTAAAGCGCTATTCATTAACTCCAACGAGATTCACTGGGTACGCCCCGATTTAAAATTATCCATAGGACAACACATTGAATTAATGGTTCGCATTCGTTACCGACAACCACTTCAGAAAGCAACATTATACTGCAAAGATGAAGGAATATATATCGTATTTAACGAAGCGCAACGAGGTATAACAGCCGGTCAGTTTGCCGCATGGTACAATGGCGATGAACTTATTGGATCGGGTGTAATTGCCGAATAA
- the phuR gene encoding TonB-dependent receptor, protein MNHKHLLTIILLFISAISNAQNSIFGTVVDENVKPLVGASVYIPDYNKGTVTDKNGKYKISGIPNGKVNASYSFIGYTNVIEIIDFEGNSIEKNIKLVQSPIQTEAIVVSSGYRSSQHQNAVKIDVLKLMEQQEIVTPNFAKALTSIPGVDMISKGNGVTKPVIRGLSMNDILILNNGVRFENYQYSNHHPLGIDEFGVETVEVIKGPASLLYGADAIGGVINFIKEQPAPVGRILGDYNFQYHTNSYGVVNDVGFKGTTDKFFGGLRFGQKSHADYLQGGGDFVPNSRFNEYSLKTNFGFVGHNSTVKFNYDYNSQNLGLVEEEAVESILKRGRQNDIFYQRLNSHLFASEAKIFLGKSRVELNASYQNTELTHFGGKDEYELQMYLGTLIYDAKFFVPAISNTDFILGFQGLNQKNQNINGRETILLPNANSNSYSGFLFAQRAFIEKIKVQAGVRFDYKSISSESVGIESNFDYRPMLSKDYSSFSGSIGGTYRLTPDLLFRINGATAFRNPNLAELTSNGPHEERYELGNASLVPEKSFELDFSLHYHTNNILFDIAAFRNWINDYIFIAPTGSTSAEGLGIYQYTQKNSVLYGGEVGVQVHPRGVDGFHISSSYSFVVGKQCNGDYLPFIPAQRINLDLFFERSHALFFDDAFISVQPNYTFSQNHIAFEESKTDGYGLIDISLGGSIRVKTINVQLVIGVNNLFDKKYIDHLSTLKEVEFYNPGRNISFTMKVPFEV, encoded by the coding sequence ATGAATCATAAACATCTATTAACAATAATTCTACTCTTTATTTCAGCAATTTCGAATGCCCAGAACTCAATATTTGGGACAGTGGTAGATGAGAATGTAAAACCATTAGTTGGAGCATCTGTGTATATTCCTGATTATAATAAGGGAACGGTTACCGATAAAAACGGAAAATATAAAATATCAGGAATTCCTAATGGAAAAGTTAATGCCAGCTATTCATTTATAGGCTATACAAATGTAATAGAGATAATTGATTTTGAAGGAAATTCCATAGAGAAAAACATTAAATTAGTTCAATCGCCAATCCAAACTGAAGCGATTGTAGTTTCAAGTGGTTATCGATCTTCGCAGCATCAGAATGCAGTCAAAATTGATGTTTTAAAGTTGATGGAGCAGCAAGAAATTGTCACACCTAACTTTGCAAAAGCGTTGACCTCAATTCCTGGGGTTGATATGATAAGTAAGGGCAATGGCGTTACAAAACCCGTAATTCGTGGTTTATCGATGAACGATATATTGATATTGAACAACGGAGTACGGTTCGAGAATTACCAGTACTCCAATCATCATCCATTAGGAATTGATGAGTTTGGAGTTGAAACAGTTGAGGTGATTAAAGGTCCGGCCTCGTTGTTGTACGGTGCCGATGCAATTGGTGGCGTTATTAATTTTATAAAAGAGCAGCCTGCTCCGGTTGGAAGAATTTTGGGTGATTACAATTTTCAGTATCACACAAACTCCTATGGAGTAGTGAATGACGTTGGTTTTAAGGGAACTACCGATAAATTTTTTGGAGGGCTTCGGTTTGGGCAGAAGAGCCATGCCGATTATTTGCAGGGTGGTGGCGATTTTGTCCCAAACTCTCGGTTTAACGAGTACTCACTCAAAACCAATTTTGGATTTGTTGGGCATAATTCTACAGTGAAGTTCAATTACGATTACAATAGTCAGAATTTGGGATTGGTAGAAGAGGAGGCTGTGGAATCGATATTAAAAAGAGGCCGACAAAATGATATTTTCTATCAAAGGCTAAATAGCCATTTGTTTGCATCGGAAGCCAAAATATTTCTTGGGAAAAGCAGAGTTGAACTAAATGCTTCGTATCAGAATACAGAGTTAACCCATTTTGGCGGAAAGGATGAGTACGAACTTCAGATGTATCTAGGAACTTTAATATACGATGCGAAGTTTTTTGTCCCAGCTATTAGCAATACCGATTTTATATTGGGGTTTCAGGGGCTAAATCAGAAGAATCAGAATATCAATGGACGGGAAACTATTTTGCTACCCAATGCAAATTCAAATAGTTATTCTGGATTTTTATTTGCACAGAGAGCGTTTATTGAAAAGATAAAAGTTCAAGCAGGAGTGAGGTTTGATTACAAATCAATCAGTTCAGAATCAGTAGGAATTGAGTCAAATTTTGATTATCGTCCTATGTTATCGAAAGACTATAGTAGTTTCTCTGGATCAATAGGAGGTACATATAGACTTACTCCAGATTTGCTATTTCGGATAAATGGAGCAACTGCTTTTCGGAATCCTAATTTGGCAGAACTAACTTCCAACGGACCGCACGAGGAGCGTTATGAATTGGGGAATGCATCTCTTGTTCCGGAAAAGTCGTTTGAGTTGGATTTTAGTTTGCACTATCATACCAATAATATTTTGTTTGATATTGCGGCCTTTCGTAATTGGATTAACGACTACATTTTTATAGCACCGACAGGATCAACATCTGCCGAAGGATTGGGCATTTATCAGTATACTCAGAAAAACTCGGTTCTTTATGGAGGAGAGGTTGGCGTGCAGGTTCATCCACGAGGAGTCGATGGCTTTCATATAAGTTCGTCATATTCTTTTGTGGTTGGCAAGCAATGCAACGGCGACTATTTGCCTTTTATACCTGCTCAGAGGATAAATCTTGATTTATTTTTTGAGAGGTCTCATGCGTTGTTTTTTGATGATGCTTTTATTTCTGTTCAGCCCAACTATACTTTTTCTCAGAATCATATAGCATTCGAAGAGTCGAAAACCGATGGTTATGGGTTGATAGATATCTCGTTGGGAGGAAGCATTAGGGTTAAAACTATAAATGTTCAACTGGTTATTGGGGTAAATAATCTATTCGATAAGAAGTATATAGATCATTTATCAACATTGAAAGAGGTGGAGTTCTATAATCCAGGCAGAAATATCTCATTTACAATGAAAGTTCCTTTCGAAGTATAG